From Xiphophorus hellerii strain 12219 chromosome 6, Xiphophorus_hellerii-4.1, whole genome shotgun sequence, the proteins below share one genomic window:
- the LOC116721714 gene encoding acyl-coenzyme A thioesterase 5-like isoform X3: protein MSAQIRLRLLPSARCFFDEPVQVKVAGLRSKQLVTLRARSTDERGVVFNSSASYRADGRGEIDLNRDASLSGSYVGVEPMGLLWSLKADALHKYFNKNKALEPLMVNFSVHEEEGGMLAEATNERRLMGDGVRRVPVEVGNSQGVLFTPPGEGPFPAVLDLGTLMSEKRASLLANKGFIVLAASLFIDKLKLERINLDDFEEAVNFLQNHPKVGSKGVGVISRSKGADIVLSLAAFVPGVEAVVWINGCSANAVLPLYYKNRQILSALKFDINKAISTQSGALFTKYGMHDSLKEENKASLVPIERASGRFLFVASEDDISWDSKAYMDEMMDRLKRHGKENFESVSYPGAGHYLEPPFGPHCPSSFHGVWDFVEERRHARPSLLHSRLFQSFTR from the exons ATGTCGGCCCAGATCAGACTGAGGCTGCTCCCCAGCGCCAGGTGTTTTTTTGACGAGCCCGTTCAGGTGAAGGTGGCCGGACTGAGGTCCAAGCAGCTGGTCACCTTGAGAGCCAGATCCACCGATGAGAGAGGAGTGGTGTTCAATTCCTCGGCCAGCTACCGCGCCGACGGCAGAGGGGAGATCGACCTGAACAGAGACGCCTCGCTCAGTGGGAGCTACGTCGGGGTGGAACCCATGGGTCTGCTGTGGTCACTGAAGGCAGATGCCTTgcacaaatatttcaataagAACAAAGCACTGGAACCTTTAATGGTGAACTTCTCTGTGCATGAGGAGGAGGGCGGGATGCTGGCCGAGGCGACCAATGAGAGGCGTCTCATGGGAGATGGAGTCAGGCGAGTTCCTGTTGAAGTGGGCAACAGTCAAGGAGTCCTGTTTACCCCGCCAG GAGAGGGTCCGTTTCCTGCTGTGCTGGATCTGGGCACCTTAATGTCAGAGAAAAGGGCCTCTCTGCTGGCCAATAAAGGCTTTATAGTTCTTGCTGCATCCCTATTCATTGACAAACTAAAACTCGAAAGGATCAATCTGGACGACTTCGAAGAAGCAGTGAATTTCCTACAAAACCACCCAAAG GTGGGCAGTAAAGGAGTTGGGGTAATATCCCGATCCAAGGGGGCCGACATCGTGCTTTCCCTCGCTGCTTTTGTGCCTGGAGTTGAAGCTGTGGTCTGGATCAACGGTTGCTCCGCTAATGCAGTCCTACCCCTGTATTATAAGAACAGACAGATTCTCTCAGCATTGAAGTTTGACATCAACAAAGCAATTTCCACCCAGTCGGGAGCCCTTTTCACCAAATATGGCATGCATGATTCTCTGAAGGAGGAAAACAAGGCATCCTTGGTGCCTATTGAACGAGCAAGCGGACGATTCCTGTTTGTAGCTTCAGAGGACGACATCAGCTGGGACAGCAAGGCCTACATGGACGAGATGATGGACAGACTAAAGCGTCATGGGAAGGAGAACTTTGAGAGTGTGAGCTACCCTGGAGCCGGACATTATTTAGAGCCCCCGTTTGGACCGCACTGCCCTTCCAGCTTCCATGG AGTTTGGGACTTTGTGGAGGAACGCCGACATGCCCGGCCATCGCTGCTGCATTCACGGCTGTTCCAGTCGTTCACACGGTAA
- the LOC116721719 gene encoding acyl-coenzyme A thioesterase 2, mitochondrial-like, producing the protein MSAQIRLRLLPSARCLFDEPVQVKVAGLRSKQLVTLRARSTDERGVVFNSSASYRADGRGEIDLNRDASLSGSYVGVEPMGLLRSLKADTLHKYFFKNKALEPFMVNFSVHEEEGGMLAEATNERRLMGDGVRRVPVEVGNSQGVLFTPPGEGPFPAVLDLGTFMSEKRASLLANKGFITLAFPVFNNPKIERMNLDDFEEAVQFLQNQPKVSSKGVGVISRSKGGEIALSLAAFVPGVEAVVWINGCSASAVLPLYYKNRQMLSPLKFDMNKMISTESGAFIIKYAMHDPLKEENKASLVPIERASGRFLFAASEDDFNWDSKAYMDEMMDRLKRHGKENFESVSYPEAGHYLEPPFGPYCPSGFHGVARMPVLWGGEPRTHAAAEVHLWRKIQEFFRTHLDCDKTQTK; encoded by the exons ATGTCGGCCCAGATCAGACTGAGGCTGCTCCCCAGCGCCAGGTGTTTATTTGACGAGCCCGTTCAGGTGAAGGTGGCCGGACTGAGGTCCAAGCAGCTGGTCACCTTGAGAGCCAGATCCACCGATGAGAGAGGAGTGGTGTTCAATTCCTCGGCCAGCTACCGCGCCGACGGCAGAGGGGAGATCGACCTGAACAGAGACGCCTCGCTCAGTGGGAGCTACGTCGGGGTGGAACCCATGGGTCTGCTGAGGTCACTGAAGGCAGATACCTTgcacaaatatttctttaagaACAAAGCACTGGAACCTTTCATGGTGAACTTCTCTGTGCATGAGGAGGAGGGCGGGATGCTGGCCGAGGCGACCAATGAGAGGCGTCTCATGGGAGATGGAGTCAGGCGAGTTCCTGTCGAAGTGGGCAACAGTCAAGGAGTCCTGTTTACCCCGCCAG GAGAGGGTCCGTTTCCTGCTGTGCTGGATCTGGGCACCTTCATGTCAGAGAAAAGGGCCTCTCTGCTGGCCAATAAAGGTTTTATAACTCTTGCTTTTCCCGTATTCAACAACCCCAAAATAGAAAGGATGAATCTGGACGACTTCGAAGAAGCAGTTCAGTTTCTACAAAACCAGCCAAAG GTGAGCAGTAAAGGAGTTGGGGTAATATCCCGATCTAAGGGGGGTGAAATCGCGCTTTCCCTCGCTGCTTTTGTGCCTGGAGTTGAAGCTGTGGTGTGGATCAACGGCTGCTCCGCTAGCGCAGTCCTACCCCTGTATTATAAGAATAGACAGATGCTCTCACCATTGAAGTTTGACATGAACAAAATGATTTCCACTGAGTCGGGAGCCTTTATCATTAAATATGCCATGCATGATCCTCTAAAGGAGGAAAACAAGGCATCCTTGGTGCCTATTGAACGAGCAAGCGGACGATTCCTGTTTGCAGCTTCAGAGGATGACTTCAACTGGGACAGCAAGGCCTACATGGACGAGATGATGGACAGACTAAAGCGTCATGGGAAGGAGAACTTTGAGAGTGTGAGCTACCCTGAAGCCGGACATTATTTAGAGCCCCCGTTTGGACCGTACTGCCCCTCTGGCTTCCATGGGGTTGCACGTATGCCAGTCCTGTGGGGGGGGGAGCCTCGGACCCACGCTGCTGCTGAAGTCCATCTATGGAGGAAGATCCAGGAGTTCTTCAGAACTCACTTAGACTGTGACAAAACTCAAACTAAATAG
- the LOC116721716 gene encoding acyl-coenzyme A thioesterase 2, mitochondrial-like, whose amino-acid sequence MSAQIRLRLLPSARCLFDEPVQVKVAGLRSKQLVTLRARSIDERGVVFNSSASYCADGRGEIDLNRDASLSGSYVGLEPMGLLRSLKADTLHKYFYKNKALEPFVVNFSVHEEEGGILAEATNERCLMGDGVRRVPVEVGNSQGVLFTPPGEGQFPAVLDLCTFMSEKRASLLSNKGFIVLALPVFTDKPKLERMNLDDFEEAVQFLQNQPKVNSKGVGIISRSKGADIALSLAAFVPGVEAVVWINGCSANVGIPLYYKDRQILSPLMFDFTKVIPSESGANIIKQAVENPLAEENKGSIVPIERAGSHFLFVASEDDLNWDSKGYLDDMVARLKRHQKKNFESVMYPAAGHLLEPPYGPHCPSALHGMLRFPVMWGGEPQAHAAAELHLWKKIQDFLRTHLSCNPAQSKSKL is encoded by the exons ATGTCAGCCCAGATCAGACTGAGACTGCTCCCCAGCGCCAGGTGTTTATTCGACGAGCCCGTTCAGGTAAAGGTGGCTGGACTGAGGTCCAAGCAGCTGGTCACCTTGAGAGCCAGATCCATCGATGAGAGAGGAGTGGTGTTCAATTCCTCGGCCAGCTACTGCGCTGATGGCAGAGGGGAGATCGACCTGAACAGAGACGCCTCGCTCAGTGGGAGCTACGTCGGGTTGGAACCCATGGGTCTGCTGAGGTCACTGAAGGCAGATACCTTGCACAAATATTTCTATAAGAACAAAGCATTGGAACCTTTCGTGGTGAACTTCTCTGTGCATGAGGAGGAGGGCGGGATCCTGGCCGAGGCGACCAATGAGAGGTGTCTCATGGGAGATGGAGTCAGGCGAGTTCCTGTCGAAGTGGGCAACAGTCAAGGAGTCCTGTTTACCCCGCCAG GAGAGGGTCAGTTTCCTGCTGTGTTGGATCTGTGCACCTTCATGTCAGAGAAAAGGGCCTCTCTGCTGTCCAATAAAGGCTTTATAGTTCTTGCTTTACCCGTATTCACTGACAAACCCAAATTAGAAAGGATGAATCTGGATGACTTTGAAGAAGCAGTGCAGTTCCTACAAAACCAGCCAAAG GTGAACAGTAAAGGAGTTGGGATAATATCGCGATCTAAGGGGGCCGACATCGCGCTTTCCCTCGCTGCTTTTGTGCCAGGAGTTGAAGCCGTGGTGTGGATTAACGGCTGCAGTGCCAACGTTGGCATCCCCCTCTACTATAAGGACCGTCAGATCCTCTCACCACTGATGTTCGACTTCACTAAGGTGATTCCCAGTGAGTCCGGAGCTAACATTATCAAGCAGGCCGTTGAAAACCCTCTTGCTGAAGAGAACAAGGGCAGCATTGTTCCCATTGAACGAGCCGGGTCACATTTCTTATTTGTGGCCTCTGAGGACGACCTCAACTGGGACAGCAAGGGTTACCTGGACGACATGGTGGCGAGGCTGAAGCGTCACCAGAAGAAGAACTTCGAGAGCGTGATGTACCCTGCGGCCGGACACTTACTGGAGCCGCCATATGGACCACACTGCCCCTCTGCGTTACACGGGATGCTCAGGTTTCCAGTGATGTGGGGCGGAGAACCTCAAGCTCATGCTGCAGCTGAACTCCACCTGTGGAAGAAGATCCAGGACTTCTTAAGAACTCACCTGAGCTGCAATCCTGCACAGAGTAAATCCAAGTTATAG
- the LOC116721714 gene encoding acyl-coenzyme A thioesterase 1-like isoform X2, with the protein MSNQVRLRLLPSARCLFDEPVQVKVAGLRSKQVVTMRARSTDEKGVVFSSSATYRADSSGEIDLSRDASLSGNYVGVEPMGLLWSMRSNVLHKRFQKTNSLNPHVVNFSVHEEEGRMVAEATNERFLMVDGVSRVPVKQGNIRGVLFTPPGEGPFPAVLDLYTFGGGLSEKRAALLASRGFLVLTVALYGHDDLPKNIKEVHLDYFEESIKFLKNQDKVGSNGVGIISLSKSGDLALSIASYLPGVQAVVWINGCSASAVLPLYYKNRQILSALKFDINKVISTESGAIITKYGMHDPLKEENKSSLVPIERASGRFLFAASEDDFNWDSKAYMDEMVDRLKRHGKENFESVSYPGAGHYLEPPFGPYCHSSFHGVWDFVEERRHARPSLLHSRLFQSFTR; encoded by the exons ATGTCCAATCAAGTCAGGCTGAGGCTTCTGCCCAGCGCCAGGTGTCTGTTCGATGAGCCCGTCCAGGTGAAAGTGGCCGGTCTGAGGTCCAAGCAGGTGGTCACCATGAGAGCCAGATCCACAGACGAGAAGGGAGTGGTCTTCAGCTCCTCGGCCACCTACAGGGCAGACAGCAGCGGGGAGATCGACCTGAGCAGAGACGCCTCCCTCAGTGGGAACTACGTTGGGGTCGAGCCCATGGGTCTGCTGTGGTCTATGAGGTCAAACGTCTTGCACAAGAGGTTTCAGAAGACAAACTCCCTGAATCCCCATGTGGTGAACTTCTCAGTGCATGAAGAAGAGGGCCGGATGGTGGCTGAGGCGACCAATGAGAGGTTTCTGATGGTAGACGGGGTCAGCCGAGTTCCCGTCAAGCAGGGAAATATTCGTGGGGTGCTTTTTACTCCCCCAG gagaAGGGCCGTTCCCTGCTGTGTTGGATCTGTACACGTTTGGTGGCGGTCTGTCGGAGAAAAGAGCCGCTCTGCTGGCCAGCCGGGGATTCTTGGTTCTGACGGTGGCGCTGTACGGTCACGATGACCTGCCCAAGAACATTAAAGAAGTCCATCTGGATTATTTTGAAGAATCCATCAAATTTCTAAAGAACCAAGATAAG GTGGGCAGTAATGGAGTCGGCATCATCTCCCTTTCTAAAAGTGGAGATCTCGCTCTGTCAATCGCATCGTACCTCCCAGGAGTCCAGGCTGTTGTCTGGATCAATGGCTGCTCCGCTAGCGCAGTCCTACCCCTTTATTATAAGAATAGACAGATTCTCTCAGCATTGAAGTTTGACATCAACAAAGTGATTTCCACAGAGTCTGGAGCCATTATCACCAAATATGGCATGCATGATCCTCTGAAGGAGGAAAATAAGTCATCCTTGGTGCCTATCGAACGAGCAAGTGGACGTTTCCTGTTTGCAGCTTCAGAGGACGACTTCAACTGGGACAGCAAGGCCTACATGGACGAGATGGTGGACAGACTAAAGCGTCATGGGAAGGAGAACTTTGAGAGTGTGAGCTACCCTGGAGCCGGACATTATTTAGAGCCCCCGTTTGGACCGTACTGCCACTCCAGCTTCCATG GAGTTTGGGACTTTGTGGAGGAACGCCGACATGCCCGGCCATCGCTGCTGCATTCACGGCTGTTCCAGTCGTTCACACGGTAA
- the LOC116721714 gene encoding acyl-coenzyme A thioesterase 1-like isoform X1, whose product MSNQVRLRLLPSARCLFDEPVQVKVAGLRSKQVVTMRARSTDEKGVVFSSSATYRADSSGEIDLSRDASLSGNYVGVEPMGLLWSMRSNVLHKRFQKTNSLNPHVVNFSVHEEEGRMVAEATNERFLMVDGVSRVPVKQGNIRGVLFTPPGEGPFPAVLDLYTFGGGLSEKRAALLASRGFLVLTVALYGHDDLPKNIKEVHLDYFEESIKFLKNQDKVGSNGVGIISLSKSGDLALSIASYLPGVQAVVWINGCSASAVLPLYYKNRQILSALKFDINKVISTESGAIITKYGMHDPLKEENKSSLVPIERASGRFLFAASEDDFNWDSKAYMDEMVDRLKRHGKENFESVSYPGAGHYLEPPFGPYCHSSFHGVTGMPVLWGGEPRTHAAAEVHLWRKIQEFFRTHLNCDKTQTKSKL is encoded by the exons ATGTCCAATCAAGTCAGGCTGAGGCTTCTGCCCAGCGCCAGGTGTCTGTTCGATGAGCCCGTCCAGGTGAAAGTGGCCGGTCTGAGGTCCAAGCAGGTGGTCACCATGAGAGCCAGATCCACAGACGAGAAGGGAGTGGTCTTCAGCTCCTCGGCCACCTACAGGGCAGACAGCAGCGGGGAGATCGACCTGAGCAGAGACGCCTCCCTCAGTGGGAACTACGTTGGGGTCGAGCCCATGGGTCTGCTGTGGTCTATGAGGTCAAACGTCTTGCACAAGAGGTTTCAGAAGACAAACTCCCTGAATCCCCATGTGGTGAACTTCTCAGTGCATGAAGAAGAGGGCCGGATGGTGGCTGAGGCGACCAATGAGAGGTTTCTGATGGTAGACGGGGTCAGCCGAGTTCCCGTCAAGCAGGGAAATATTCGTGGGGTGCTTTTTACTCCCCCAG gagaAGGGCCGTTCCCTGCTGTGTTGGATCTGTACACGTTTGGTGGCGGTCTGTCGGAGAAAAGAGCCGCTCTGCTGGCCAGCCGGGGATTCTTGGTTCTGACGGTGGCGCTGTACGGTCACGATGACCTGCCCAAGAACATTAAAGAAGTCCATCTGGATTATTTTGAAGAATCCATCAAATTTCTAAAGAACCAAGATAAG GTGGGCAGTAATGGAGTCGGCATCATCTCCCTTTCTAAAAGTGGAGATCTCGCTCTGTCAATCGCATCGTACCTCCCAGGAGTCCAGGCTGTTGTCTGGATCAATGGCTGCTCCGCTAGCGCAGTCCTACCCCTTTATTATAAGAATAGACAGATTCTCTCAGCATTGAAGTTTGACATCAACAAAGTGATTTCCACAGAGTCTGGAGCCATTATCACCAAATATGGCATGCATGATCCTCTGAAGGAGGAAAATAAGTCATCCTTGGTGCCTATCGAACGAGCAAGTGGACGTTTCCTGTTTGCAGCTTCAGAGGACGACTTCAACTGGGACAGCAAGGCCTACATGGACGAGATGGTGGACAGACTAAAGCGTCATGGGAAGGAGAACTTTGAGAGTGTGAGCTACCCTGGAGCCGGACATTATTTAGAGCCCCCGTTTGGACCGTACTGCCACTCCAGCTTCCATGGAGTCACAGGTATGCCAGTCCTGTGGGGGGGGGAGCCCAGGACCCACGCTGCTGCTGAAGTCCATCTATGGAGGAAGATCCAGGAGTTCTTCAGAACTCACTTAAACTGTGACAAAACTCAAACTAAATCCAAGTTATAG